The following are from one region of the Sorghum bicolor cultivar BTx623 chromosome 2, Sorghum_bicolor_NCBIv3, whole genome shotgun sequence genome:
- the LOC110432788 gene encoding probable BOI-related E3 ubiquitin-protein ligase 2 — translation MADQLRRHNQVILVKADQSVARRLHEKAAEAEREAWRGAELEERFARLRGEAAAWQAKALSEQAAAVTLHAQLQHAAARASVEELTVAVPAESSSSAYVDSCRRTTGPGTSSDCACLGCRLRPACVMLLPCRHLSLCG, via the coding sequence ATGGCCGATCAGCTGCGGCGCCACAACCAGGTGATTCTGGTGAAGGCGGACCAGTCCGTGGCGCGCAGGCTGCACGAGAAGGCGGCGGAAGCGGAGCGCGAGGCGTGGCGTGGTGCCGAGCTGGAGGAGCGGTTCGCGCGCCTCCGCGGCGAGGCGGCGGCGTGGCAGGCCAAGGCGCTGTCGGAGCAGGCCGCCGCGGTCACCCTGCACGCGCAGCTCCAGCACGCCGCGGCGCGGGCGTCGGTcgaggagctcaccgtcgccgtCCCAGCGGAGTCCTCGTCGTCAGCGTACGTGGACTCTTGCCGCCGCACCACGGGTCCAGGGACATCGTCGGACTGCGCGTGCCTCGGCTGCCGCCTCAGGCCGGCCTGCGTCATGCTCCTCCCCTGTAGGCACCTCTCCCTCTGCGGCTAG
- the LOC8055689 gene encoding glucan endo-1,3-beta-glucosidase 4: MSSKRLHGVFTLLMLMVFNVSGAFVGITIGNDMSNMPPATDIVSILKAKKTQHVRLLDSDHQMLTALANTGIEVMVGVPNDQLLRVGQSRSTAADWINKNVAAYTPATNITYIAVGNEVLTTIPNAALVLVPALQFLQSALLAANLNTQVKISSPHSMDVISKAFPPSAATFNSTWSSIMSQYLEFLKNTGSSFMLNAQPYYGYVGGQGVFPLEYALFRSLNPNSQISDPNTNLFYTNMFDAIIDATYNSIQAMNFTGIPVLVTASGWPWRGGPSEKAATVDNALAYNTNLIHHVLNNSGTPSQPNNQSSTYIFELFNEDNRSGPVSEQNWGIMFPNATTIYSLSFEDVATTIPESPALRGVFCVANSSAPHSALKHSLDWACGPGSANCSAIQPGQPCYASDDIVAVSSYAFNDYYHRTQSSGGTCNFNGTAMITSTDPSHGSCIFAGSTGASGSKGGTASGPASPDSFASKSQSCWLIHLVATLLPILFVVM; this comes from the exons ATGTCGTCGAAGAGACTACATGGCGTGTTTACCCTTCTTATGCTCATGGTTTTCAATGTTTCAG GGGCGTTTGTTGGTATCACTATTGGCAATGACATGTCGAACATGCCACCAGCAACAGATATAGTGTCTATCCTCAAAGCAAAGAAGACTCAGCATGTTCGCCTGCTTGATTCAGACCATCAGATGTTGACTGCCCTTGCAAATACTGGAATAGAAGTGATGGTTGGGGTTCCAAATGATCAGCTACTTCGTGTGGGCCAATCTCGTTCCACAGCTGCTGATTGGATTAATAAGAATGTCGCTGCTTACACTCCGGCAACTAACATAACATATATTGCTGTGGGCAATGAGGTCCTTACTACCATTCCCAATGCAGCACTTGTTCTCGTACCTGCACTGCAATTCCTCCAGTCAGCACTTTTGGCTGCAAACCTCAATACTCAAGTGAAAATTTCGAGTCCTCATTCAATGGATGTGATCTCGAAGGCGTTTCCTCCCTCTGCTGCCACTTTCAATTCGACATGGAGCTCAATAATGTCTCAGTATCTTGAGTTTCTCAAGAATACGGGATCTTCGTTTATGCTGAATGCCCAACCATACTATGGCTATGTCGGAGGGCAAGGCGTATTCCCCTTGGAGTATGCACTATTCCGCTCACTTAATCCGAACAGTCAAATTTCAGATCCTAACACCAATCTCTTTTATACCAATATGTTTGATGCTATAATTGATGCTACCTACAACTCAATTCAAGCAATGAATTTCACGGGGATTCCTGTTTTAGTCACAGCTTCTGGTTGGCCATGGCGTGGTGGGCCAAGTGAGAAGGCTGCTACTGTTGATAATGCTTTGGCCTACAATACAAACCTCATACATCATGTACTGAACAATTCTGGTACTCCCAGCCAACCAAATAATCAGTCAAGCACCTACATCTTTGAGCTGTTCAACGAGGATAATCGGTCAGGGCCTGTATCAGAGCAAAATTGGGGGATTATGTTTCCCAATGCAACCACTATATACTCTCTATCATTTGAGGACGTGGCCACAACTATTCCTGAATCGCCAGCTTTGCGTGGGGTGTTTTGTGTGGCAAATTCAAGTGCACCCCATAGTGCACTGAAGCATAGTTTGGATTGGGCATGTGGCCCTGGTTCTGCAAACTGCAGTGCAATTCAACCTGGGCAACCATGCTATGCATCAGATGATATTGTAGCTGTTTCTTCTTATGCTTTCAACGATTATTACCACAGAACACAGTCTAGTGGTGGTACATGCAACTTCAATGGCACCGCAATGATAACATCAACTGATCCAA GCCATGGTTCATGCATTTTCGCTGGAAG CACTGGCGCCAGTGGCAGCAAAGGTGGAACGGCCTCCGGGCCTGCAAGCCCGGACAGTTTTGCTTCAAAATCCCAATCATGCTGGTTGATTCACCTAGTAGCCACATTGCTGCCCATTCTATTTGTAGTGATGTAA